The proteins below are encoded in one region of Neofelis nebulosa isolate mNeoNeb1 chromosome 17, mNeoNeb1.pri, whole genome shotgun sequence:
- the ZNF446 gene encoding zinc finger protein 446 isoform X1 — translation MPVMTVSTQRSNGGPHQGTHWSHAPEVAEVDRSGCLNGSEWASFRDRREASLCQTILPRPSLPASQEDRVTLWPLPWKRMEAGWCPLAVTKRIAPRQELSHKRGLGRGGGGVLALNGHKVTLLPPPHLPIGAGSAVHMRRILTYPPSRLLVSFVGYKKTPSTTMPSPLGPPRLPSVDPVATLEEPEAARLRFRGFCYQEVAGPREALARLRELCRQWLRPEACSKEQMLELLVLEQFLGTLPPEIQAWVRGQRPGSPEEAVALVEGLQHNPGQLLGWITAHVLKQVVLPAAQKIEESLGRPQPSGTVELLRATSGEEPQDTQMEGSPQLSCSVKEEPDADGQEMAPSSPPHPSQSREGYPGHREPAATSFHPPRIQEEWGLLDRSQKELYWDAMLEKYGTVVSLAGLPAPLPEARVESEPGVLRSGTEGQRSLHPGECFSMRSEPPVAWWSGSLSAPTHLVGGDGIVKDAGLPGTANSPSPGDESESHCEGPPRCPEAQPPQGPRPVTWEGPSGASVSTRATPGAGLEAGAPRRKPYTCELCGRGFDWKSVFVIHHRTHADGQATRAPVLAVGGAQKLPPGSREPGTPRHLRRALPGPRSYGCEECGRSFSWKSQLVIHRKSHAGQRRHFCGDCGHSFDWKSQLVIHRKSHRPEAP, via the exons ATGCCTGTTATGACTGTGAGCACTCAG AGGTCGAATGGAGGACCCCATCAGGGGACTCACTGGAGTCATGCTCCAGAGGTGGCAGAGGTCGACAGATCAGGCTGTCTTAATGGGTCGGAGTGGGCTTCCTTCAGGGACCGCCGGGAGGCGAGTCTCTGCCAAACCATACTACCCAGGCCATCACTTCCGGCCTCCCAGGAGGACAGGGTGACGCTCTGGCCGTTGCCTTGGAAACGGATGGAGGCGGGCTGGTGTCCTCTAGCGGTTACCAAGAGGATTGCTCCGCGACAGGAGCTAAGCCAcaagagggggctggggaggggcggaggtgGGGTGCTAGCTCTGAATGGCCATAAGGTcacactcctccccccacctcacttgCCAATAGGAGCCGGGTCCGCTGTGCACATGCGCAGGATCCTAACGTACCCTCCATCACGGCTGTTG GTCTCTTTTGTTGGCTACAAGAAGACACCCAGTACAACAATGCCATCCCCACTGGGCCCCCCACGCCTGCCCTCTGTGGACCCTGTGGCCACTCTGGAGGAGCCCGAGGCAGCACGCCTGCGTTTCCGGGGATTCTGCTACCAGGAGGTGGCAGGTCCCCGTGAGGCCCTGGCGCGGCTGCGAGAACTGTGCCGCCAGTGGCTGCGGCCGGAGGCATGCTCCAAGGAGCAGATGCTGGAGCTGCTGGTGCTGGAGCAGTTCCTGGGCACGCTGCCCCCTGAGATCCAGGCCTGGGTGCGGGGCCAGCGGCCAGGCAGCCCTGAGGAGGCTGTAGCCCTGGTCGAGGGCCTACAGCATAACCCTGGGCAGCTGCTGGGCTGG ATCACAGCCCATGTCCTGAAGCAAGTGGTGCTCCCAGCGGCACAGAAGATAGAGGAGTCCTTGGGGAGACCCCAGCCTTCAGGGACAGTGGAACTTCTCAGGGCAACCTCTGGGGAGGAGCCACAGGACACCCAGATGGAGGGGTCTCCCCAGCTCAGCTGCAGTGTGAAGGAGGAGCCTGATGCTGATGGGCAGGAGATGG CACCTTCCAGCCCCCCACATCCATCCCAGTCCCGCGAGGGGTACCCAGGACACCGGGAACCAGCCGCcacctccttccacccacccaggaTTCAG GAGGAGTGGGGGCTACTGGACCGGTCACAGAAGGAACTGTACTGGGACGCGATGCTGGAGAAGTATGGCACGGTGGTCTCCCTGG CAGGGTTACCGGCCCCCTTGCCAGAGGCACGGGTTGAGTCGGAGCCAGGGGTACTGCGCTCGGGGACAGAGGGTCAAAGAAGCCTCCACCCGGGTGAGTGCTTCTCCATGCGATCTGAACCGCCTGTTGCCTGGTGGAGTGGGAGCTTGTCTGCCCCCACACACCTGGTGGGAGGGGATGGGATTGTCAAGGACGCTGGGCTACCTGGGACTGCCAACTCTCCTTCCCCAGGAGATGAGAGTGAGAGTCACTGTGAGGGTCCACCCCGCTGCCCAGAGGCCCAgccaccccagggccccaggcctGTCACCTGGGAGGGCCCATCTGGGGCCTCCGTCTCCACCAGGGCTACACCGGGAGCAGGGCTGGAGGCCGGTGCCCCGCGGAGGAAGCCTTACACCTGTGAGCTGTGCGGCCGAGGCTTTGATTGGAAATCAGTGTTTGTCATCCACCACCGGACGCATGCGGATGGGCAGGCCACGCGGGCCCCGGTGCTGGCTGTTGGGGGTGCTCAGAAGCTGCCACCAGGTTCCCGGGAGCCGGGCACACCACGCCATCTTCGGCGTGCACTCCCAGGCCCCCGGAGCTATGGGTGTGAGGAATGTGGGCGCAGCTTCAGCTGGAAGTCTCAATTGGTCATCCACCGCAAGAGCCACGCAGGCCAGCGGCGCCACTTCTGTGGCGACTGTGGCCACAGCTTCGACTGGAAGTCCCAGCTGGTCATCCACAGGAAGAGCCACCGGCCGGAGGCCCCATGA